The Clostridium sporogenes genome contains a region encoding:
- a CDS encoding YibE/F family protein has protein sequence MNFTDILKRNIKKLTKSDIKVIVLTIIVIVGMLMPSSYIRKEAIHGKIIKVENNEGEKRQLSRSKVKVKILNGKYKDKVIDMDNLVSDKTYHETYAKKGNEVLINIEEDNKDNIKKAYIYEVVRYKYLKGIIILFLVLLSLLGGMQGIRSVLALLITTYSVLKILIPLIMSGFNPILVSIIICIGVSILNLLIISGKNKKSLAAIIGTLGGVMVAGIIALISSNILQVIGLTDEEAQMLIYITGNPKFNFRGLLFSGILMGALGAVMDISMSIASSMKEVKINNPDISKKQLVKAGFNVGRDIMGTMANTLILAYAGGAMYTLLLISSYKLPFERMLNQDVMAAEVIQALCGSIGLIFTIPITTLAVSLIGVDKE, from the coding sequence ATGAATTTTACAGATATATTAAAAAGAAACATAAAAAAATTAACCAAGTCTGATATTAAAGTAATAGTCTTAACTATTATAGTCATAGTTGGGATGTTAATGCCTAGTTCTTATATAAGAAAAGAGGCTATACATGGAAAGATCATAAAAGTAGAAAACAATGAAGGAGAAAAAAGGCAACTTTCGAGAAGTAAAGTAAAGGTGAAAATTTTAAATGGTAAATATAAAGATAAAGTAATAGATATGGATAATCTAGTTAGTGATAAAACTTATCATGAAACTTATGCAAAAAAGGGAAATGAGGTACTAATAAATATAGAAGAGGATAATAAAGATAACATAAAAAAAGCATATATATATGAAGTTGTAAGATACAAATATTTGAAAGGAATAATTATATTATTTTTAGTTTTATTAAGTCTTTTAGGAGGAATGCAGGGAATACGTTCAGTTTTGGCATTACTTATAACTACCTATTCAGTACTTAAAATACTTATACCATTAATAATGTCAGGATTTAATCCAATATTAGTTTCTATAATTATATGTATAGGAGTTAGCATTTTAAATCTACTCATAATAAGTGGCAAGAATAAAAAAAGTTTAGCAGCTATTATAGGAACCTTAGGTGGAGTCATGGTGGCAGGAATTATAGCTCTTATAAGTAGCAATATACTTCAAGTAATAGGTCTTACGGATGAAGAGGCCCAAATGCTTATATATATAACTGGAAATCCAAAATTTAATTTTAGAGGATTATTGTTTTCAGGAATACTTATGGGAGCATTAGGTGCAGTAATGGATATAAGTATGTCTATAGCATCATCTATGAAAGAAGTAAAAATAAATAATCCAGACATAAGCAAAAAACAGCTTGTAAAGGCAGGGTTTAATGTAGGAAGGGATATAATGGGAACCATGGCCAACACCCTTATTTTAGCCTATGCAGGAGGAGCTATGTATACACTATTACTTATATCTTCCTATAAGTTACCCTTTGAAAGAATGTTAAACCAGGATGTAATGGCTGCTGAAGTAATACAAGCACTATGCGGAAGCATAGGATTAATATTCACAATACCCATAACAACTTTAGCTGTAAGTTTAATAGGGGTAGATAAAGAATAA
- a CDS encoding DegV family protein, translated as MKEYIIMTDSCCDLSSEYIEKNDIPYVPLTCSVEGKEYIDNFGQSLPYKEFYEAMIKGEIPKTSQPSPEAYYKVFKDLIDKDKDILYVCVSSGLSGTYNSANIAKNMILDEFRNARIEIVDVLTASLGQGIMVIKAMDMKKNGLTIDEVTNYLEENKLNLNSYMVVNDLIHLKRGGRISTAAALIGTVLNIKPILTLNDEGRVITVRKAKGRKVAIRKLTEIVIERMKNPEEEIVAISHGDSDLDAEKLKERILKEIKVKDVIINYVGPVVGTYGGPGSLNVFFMSDHRQNHIIDIN; from the coding sequence ATGAAAGAATATATTATAATGACGGATTCTTGTTGTGATTTATCCAGTGAGTATATAGAAAAAAATGATATTCCTTATGTCCCATTAACTTGTAGTGTTGAAGGAAAAGAATATATAGATAATTTTGGACAAAGTCTTCCTTACAAAGAGTTTTATGAAGCTATGATAAAGGGAGAGATACCAAAAACGTCACAGCCAAGTCCAGAAGCTTATTACAAAGTATTTAAAGACTTAATAGATAAAGATAAGGATATATTATATGTATGTGTTTCTTCAGGGTTGAGTGGAACGTACAATAGTGCTAATATAGCTAAAAATATGATTTTAGATGAATTCCGGAATGCCAGAATAGAAATAGTAGATGTATTAACTGCATCATTAGGACAAGGAATTATGGTAATAAAGGCTATGGATATGAAAAAAAATGGATTAACTATTGATGAAGTTACTAATTATTTAGAAGAAAATAAATTAAATTTAAATAGTTATATGGTTGTAAACGATCTTATTCATCTGAAAAGAGGAGGAAGAATTTCAACAGCTGCAGCCCTTATAGGGACAGTTCTTAATATAAAACCTATATTAACTTTAAATGATGAGGGCAGAGTTATAACTGTGCGTAAAGCTAAAGGTAGGAAGGTGGCTATAAGAAAATTGACAGAAATAGTTATAGAAAGAATGAAAAATCCAGAAGAAGAAATAGTAGCTATTTCTCATGGAGATTCAGATTTGGATGCAGAGAAGTTGAAAGAACGTATATTAAAAGAGATAAAAGTTAAAGATGTAATAATAAACTATGTAGGTCCAGTAGTAGGAACCTATGGTGGGCCAGGATCTCTTAATGTATTTTTTATGAGTGATCATAGACAAAATCATATAATAGATATAAATTAA
- a CDS encoding HIT family protein, with product MKNTMENCNFCKIINKEKKGNIVYENDLVCCFLAEEPINEGHMLIAPKKHYLDLDQLDNETAIEIMRVSKIMVKVLKDTYKSDGYSIMQNGGSFNNVGHYHMHLFPRYKGDSFSWSYGEEDSSTLEVVSKKIQQQLKDYLIK from the coding sequence ATGAAAAACACTATGGAAAATTGTAATTTTTGCAAGATAATAAACAAGGAGAAAAAAGGTAATATAGTATATGAAAATGATTTGGTTTGCTGTTTTTTAGCAGAGGAACCTATTAATGAAGGACATATGCTAATAGCACCTAAAAAACACTATTTAGATTTAGATCAGCTGGATAATGAAACAGCTATAGAAATAATGAGAGTATCTAAAATTATGGTAAAGGTACTGAAAGATACATATAAATCAGATGGATATAGTATAATGCAAAATGGTGGAAGCTTTAATAATGTTGGTCATTATCATATGCATTTGTTTCCAAGATATAAAGGAGACAGTTTTAGTTGGAGCTATGGAGAAGAGGATAGTAGCACACTTGAAGTTGTAAGTAAAAAAATACAACAACAATTAAAAGATTATTTAATAAAATAA
- a CDS encoding LytTR family DNA-binding domain-containing protein, whose amino-acid sequence MKDERIYILNPDEISFFYSEKGKVFAQTHNLIYEIKEKLYKLEENLKGTSFVRISKSAIANVDKIKNLEILFNRNMCINFFDGKQEYISRRYMKKIREYLNIGGK is encoded by the coding sequence ATGAAAGATGAGAGAATTTATATTTTAAATCCTGACGAAATTTCATTTTTTTATAGTGAAAAAGGAAAAGTGTTTGCACAAACACATAATTTAATTTATGAAATTAAAGAAAAGTTATATAAACTTGAAGAAAATCTAAAAGGTACATCTTTTGTTAGAATTTCCAAATCTGCCATTGCTAATGTAGATAAAATTAAAAATTTAGAAATACTTTTTAATAGAAATATGTGTATAAATTTTTTCGATGGAAAGCAAGAATATATATCTAGAAGATATATGAAAAAAATCAGAGAATATTTAAATATAGGAGGTAAATAG
- the trkA gene encoding Trk system potassium transporter TrkA yields MHIIIVGNGKVGYTLAKHLSQENNDVIVIDKNVEALQKAMDNLDVMCIKGNGTRVNVLKEAEVSRADVVIAVTNSDERNMLCCLAAKKFGAKHTIARIRDPEYAEELTMLKRELEIDMIINPEKEAALEIAQLIKFPTVSSVENFAQGKVDLVSFRLGKEDFIAGKSISDINFKKCSVLFCAVERDDRVFMPTGDFILKSNDKVYVIGDHENITLFLKYLGKHQNKIKSVMVIGGGRITYYLTKLINKVGANIKIVEKNYSKCKDLNETLPEAIIINGDGTEQELLESESLKDVDAFIALTDRDEENIIASLFALNANIHNVITKITKVNYNHIVKNIGVESVISPKTLTANKIITYIRGLKNKKGSFIENLYKIVGEQAEAVEFAANGTTKCLNIALKDIKIKKGVLIAAIVRNKHIIIPNGEDSIRDGDNVIIVTEENNIMDINNILEGGNLI; encoded by the coding sequence ATGCATATTATAATTGTAGGAAATGGAAAGGTAGGTTACACTTTAGCAAAGCACTTATCTCAAGAAAATAATGATGTAATTGTTATTGATAAAAATGTTGAAGCACTTCAAAAGGCTATGGATAATCTTGATGTAATGTGTATTAAAGGTAATGGTACAAGAGTAAATGTGCTTAAGGAGGCTGAAGTTAGTAGAGCAGATGTAGTAATTGCAGTTACTAATAGTGATGAGAGAAATATGCTTTGTTGCTTAGCAGCTAAGAAGTTTGGAGCAAAACATACTATAGCAAGAATTAGAGATCCCGAATATGCAGAGGAGCTTACAATGCTAAAAAGAGAGTTAGAAATTGATATGATTATTAATCCAGAAAAGGAAGCAGCTCTTGAAATTGCGCAACTCATAAAATTTCCAACGGTATCTAGTGTAGAAAATTTTGCTCAGGGTAAAGTAGATTTAGTTAGTTTTAGATTAGGAAAAGAAGATTTTATAGCAGGGAAATCTATTTCTGATATTAACTTTAAAAAATGCTCTGTACTATTTTGTGCTGTTGAAAGAGATGACAGGGTATTTATGCCTACAGGTGATTTTATACTTAAAAGTAATGATAAAGTATATGTTATAGGAGATCATGAAAATATAACATTATTTTTGAAGTATTTAGGTAAACATCAAAATAAAATTAAAAGTGTAATGGTAATAGGAGGAGGAAGGATAACTTATTATCTTACTAAATTAATTAACAAAGTTGGTGCTAATATAAAAATAGTTGAGAAAAATTATTCTAAATGTAAAGATTTGAATGAAACATTACCAGAAGCCATTATTATAAATGGAGATGGTACAGAACAAGAACTTTTAGAATCAGAAAGTTTAAAAGATGTAGATGCTTTTATAGCTCTAACAGATAGAGATGAAGAAAATATTATAGCATCTCTATTTGCATTAAATGCTAATATACATAATGTTATAACGAAGATAACAAAGGTAAATTATAATCATATAGTTAAAAATATTGGCGTTGAAAGTGTTATAAGTCCTAAAACTTTAACGGCTAATAAAATAATTACATATATAAGAGGATTGAAGAATAAAAAAGGAAGTTTTATTGAAAATTTATATAAAATAGTAGGAGAGCAAGCTGAGGCAGTGGAATTTGCAGCTAATGGTACTACTAAATGTCTAAATATAGCTTTAAAAGATATAAAGATAAAAAAAGGAGTATTGATTGCTGCCATAGTTAGAAATAAACACATAATAATTCCTAATGGGGAAGACTCTATAAGAGATGGAGATAATGTTATTATAGTAACAGAAGAAAATAATATAATGGATATTAATAATATACTAGAGGGAGGCAATTTAATATGA
- a CDS encoding pyridoxamine 5'-phosphate oxidase family protein, protein MFKEMRRKEKKLNKEESISLLKKANHGTLSVCLDNGYAYGVPLNFAYNNGAIYFHCAKEGQKIEAINGNNKVSFSIVDNVELLPSKFDTNYESVMIFGKAYEVFEDEKKKALLALITKYSKDYLKEGTDYIERAQDKIKIIKIEIEHISGKGQR, encoded by the coding sequence ATGTTTAAAGAAATGAGAAGAAAAGAAAAAAAACTAAATAAGGAAGAAAGTATTTCCTTGTTAAAAAAGGCTAATCATGGAACCCTTTCAGTATGTCTTGATAATGGATATGCTTATGGTGTACCACTAAATTTTGCTTACAATAATGGAGCTATTTACTTTCATTGTGCAAAGGAAGGCCAAAAAATTGAAGCAATAAATGGGAACAATAAAGTTTCATTTTCTATTGTAGATAATGTAGAATTACTTCCTTCAAAATTTGATACAAATTATGAAAGTGTAATGATATTCGGTAAAGCTTATGAAGTATTTGAAGATGAAAAGAAAAAAGCTTTACTAGCCCTTATAACTAAATATTCAAAGGATTATTTAAAAGAAGGTACAGATTACATAGAAAGAGCTCAAGATAAAATTAAAATTATAAAGATTGAAATAGAACATATTTCCGGTAAAGGCCAAAGATAA
- a CDS encoding TrkH family potassium uptake protein → MNYPIVFKVLGHVIKYEALVMIFPLVASLYYGGGDATSFIITIGIMLCTGLIMSNIKPKNKTFYAKEGFLSVSICWIVISLFGALPFYISGAIPSFVDCIFETVSGFTTTGATILTEVESLPRGILFWRSFTHWIGGMGILIFTLALMPSIGGTTIHLLKAESPGPTPGKIVPRIKQTAKIMYLIYFAMTIVQIILLLIAGMPFYDTLIHAFGTAGTGGFSSMNSSVGAYNNVYIEVIITVFMILFGVNFNVYFQLIAGNIKQAFKNEEVKYYIGMVLIAITIIAFNIKGMYEGSLKEGFRQSSFQVASIVTTTGYATTNFDLWPTLSKSILALLMLTGCCASSTGGGIKTVRIVLLFKAMKREINKIIHPRIVNSVKLDGKVVEEETISQVGLFVFAYVSIIIIAVLLVSVDGMDIETTLSSVLATIGNIGPGFKVVGPIGNFSSYSPFSKIVFSFCMLAGRLEIYPMLVMLRPSRMRKI, encoded by the coding sequence ATGAACTACCCAATAGTATTTAAAGTATTAGGACATGTAATAAAATATGAAGCCTTAGTTATGATATTTCCCCTTGTAGCATCTCTTTATTATGGTGGTGGAGATGCTACAAGTTTTATAATAACTATTGGAATAATGTTGTGTACTGGACTTATAATGAGTAATATTAAACCTAAGAATAAAACTTTTTATGCTAAAGAAGGTTTTTTATCTGTTTCTATTTGTTGGATAGTTATATCTTTATTTGGAGCCTTACCCTTTTATATAAGTGGAGCGATACCTTCTTTTGTGGATTGTATATTTGAAACAGTATCAGGCTTTACCACTACAGGAGCTACTATTTTAACGGAAGTAGAATCTTTGCCTAGGGGAATATTGTTTTGGAGAAGTTTTACACATTGGATAGGTGGTATGGGAATATTAATATTTACATTAGCATTAATGCCTTCTATAGGTGGTACTACAATCCATCTTTTAAAAGCAGAAAGCCCAGGTCCTACTCCAGGAAAAATTGTTCCAAGAATAAAACAAACAGCCAAAATAATGTATTTAATATATTTTGCTATGACTATAGTACAAATAATTTTGCTTTTAATTGCAGGTATGCCATTTTATGATACATTAATACATGCCTTTGGTACAGCTGGCACTGGTGGATTTTCTAGTATGAATAGTAGTGTAGGAGCATATAATAATGTGTATATAGAAGTTATAATAACAGTATTTATGATATTGTTCGGTGTTAATTTTAATGTATATTTTCAATTAATAGCAGGAAATATTAAACAAGCCTTTAAAAATGAAGAAGTGAAATATTACATAGGAATGGTATTGATTGCTATAACAATAATAGCTTTCAATATTAAAGGAATGTACGAGGGATCTTTAAAGGAAGGTTTTAGGCAATCATCTTTCCAAGTAGCCTCTATTGTAACTACTACAGGCTATGCTACTACTAATTTTGATTTGTGGCCAACCCTTAGTAAATCAATATTAGCTTTATTAATGCTTACAGGATGCTGTGCCAGTTCTACCGGTGGGGGAATTAAAACTGTTCGTATAGTACTTTTGTTTAAAGCTATGAAAAGAGAAATAAATAAAATTATTCATCCAAGAATTGTTAATTCAGTAAAATTAGATGGTAAGGTTGTAGAGGAAGAAACCATATCACAGGTAGGATTATTTGTATTTGCTTATGTTAGTATAATTATAATAGCAGTGCTTTTAGTATCAGTAGATGGTATGGATATAGAGACTACACTTTCTTCAGTTCTTGCAACTATAGGTAATATAGGACCTGGCTTCAAGGTGGTAGGACCTATAGGCAATTTTAGTAGCTATTCACCTTTTAGTAAAATAGTATTTTCATTTTGTATGTTAGCAGGAAGGCTAGAAATATATCCAATGCTAGTGATGTTAAGACCTTCAAGGATGAGAAAAATATAA
- a CDS encoding prepilin peptidase translates to MSIIVLILGLIVGSFLNVCIYRIPRRESIIYPPSHCEKCGVNIRTYNLIPVISYIFLRGKCGCCKNKISLRYPLVELLTGTLFLSIYHLCGLNFNFIKYIIFVSFIIVIGFIDLDTTDVYSKTTISAMLIGIIYILIEKFYFGYGIKTYIHAVLLCTTTIGTIIFTTKGMGSGDLDIYIVVSLFLGFKITAMTIFFSFIFGALIGVLLIVSKRKSRKDCVPFGPFIAIASIFSILFGDKVFLFYVSFITTYF, encoded by the coding sequence ATGAGTATAATAGTTTTAATTTTAGGTTTAATTGTAGGAAGTTTTCTAAATGTATGTATCTATAGGATACCTAGGAGAGAATCTATAATTTATCCACCTTCTCATTGTGAAAAATGTGGTGTAAATATAAGAACATATAATTTAATTCCAGTAATAAGTTATATATTTTTAAGAGGAAAATGTGGATGTTGTAAAAATAAAATATCTTTAAGATATCCTTTAGTAGAGTTATTAACAGGGACCCTATTTTTAAGCATATATCATTTATGTGGTTTAAATTTTAATTTTATAAAATATATTATATTTGTTTCTTTTATAATTGTTATTGGGTTTATTGACTTAGATACTACAGATGTATATAGTAAAACTACTATTAGTGCCATGCTAATTGGTATAATTTATATACTAATTGAAAAATTTTATTTTGGATATGGTATAAAAACATATATACATGCAGTATTATTATGTACTACTACTATAGGAACTATAATTTTTACAACTAAAGGAATGGGAAGTGGAGATTTAGATATTTATATAGTAGTTTCTTTATTTTTAGGATTTAAAATCACTGCTATGACTATATTTTTTTCTTTTATTTTTGGGGCTTTAATAGGAGTTTTACTTATAGTTTCAAAGAGAAAGAGTAGAAAAGATTGTGTACCCTTTGGGCCTTTTATAGCTATAGCTTCTATATTTTCTATATTATTTGGAGATAAAGTATTTTTATTTTATGTATCTTTTATAACAACTTATTTTTAA
- a CDS encoding sodium-dependent transporter, translating to MEKKRDGFTNKLGFILSCVGAAIGLGNVWMFPYRLGQNGGAAFLIPYLLFVILLGTTGIITELAFGRYVGSGPLKGIKDIFKKKHLKGGNILGIIPVITLLGSFIFYNVVVGWILKYFYISLSGEFMNNDIPKYFSNFVGSKESLLWLALAMTLTFVIVCMGVSKGIERINKIIMPFLFILFVILTIRSLTLDGANEGLKYLFIPRWESLLQVNTWIMALGQAFFTVSLTGCALVVFGSYSKKNIDLPSSAIQTAMFDTLAALLAALMIIPAAFAFNLDVTSGPSLMFITVPTIFKSLPLGNIFSTIFFLSMIFASISSSVIMLEGPVEALLSQVNLSRKKASLIVALFGFIAAIPLCLNLNLFSSFSDTITILFFPLGTLIIAIVSYYIVGEKEALKEINLGSKKKLNKVFIILAKYIFVIVTVIVIVLGLIYGGIG from the coding sequence ATGGAAAAAAAGAGAGATGGGTTTACAAACAAATTAGGATTTATATTATCCTGCGTAGGAGCCGCCATAGGCTTAGGAAATGTTTGGATGTTCCCTTATAGGTTGGGTCAAAATGGTGGGGCTGCATTTTTAATTCCTTATTTATTATTTGTTATACTATTAGGAACAACAGGAATTATAACAGAACTTGCCTTTGGAAGGTATGTTGGCAGTGGCCCTTTAAAAGGTATCAAAGATATTTTTAAGAAAAAACACTTAAAAGGTGGAAATATATTAGGTATTATTCCCGTTATAACACTTTTAGGATCGTTTATATTTTATAATGTAGTAGTTGGATGGATATTAAAATATTTTTATATAAGTTTATCTGGTGAATTCATGAATAATGATATACCAAAATATTTTTCTAATTTTGTAGGAAGCAAAGAATCTTTATTATGGCTTGCTTTAGCTATGACATTAACCTTTGTTATTGTATGTATGGGGGTTTCTAAAGGTATCGAACGAATAAATAAAATAATTATGCCTTTTTTATTTATACTATTTGTAATATTAACTATAAGAAGTTTAACTTTAGATGGGGCTAATGAAGGATTAAAATATTTATTTATCCCTAGATGGGAAAGCTTACTGCAAGTTAACACATGGATTATGGCATTAGGCCAAGCATTCTTCACTGTATCTTTAACAGGATGTGCTCTAGTTGTGTTTGGAAGTTATTCTAAAAAGAATATAGATTTACCTTCTTCAGCAATTCAAACAGCTATGTTTGATACTTTAGCTGCACTATTAGCTGCACTAATGATAATACCTGCTGCCTTTGCTTTTAATTTAGATGTAACATCTGGGCCATCCCTCATGTTTATTACAGTACCAACTATTTTTAAATCTTTACCTTTAGGTAATATTTTCAGTACTATTTTCTTCTTAAGTATGATTTTTGCTTCTATTTCATCTTCTGTAATAATGTTGGAAGGACCTGTAGAAGCCTTATTATCTCAAGTTAATTTAAGTAGAAAAAAAGCTTCATTAATTGTTGCATTGTTTGGTTTCATAGCAGCTATACCTTTATGTTTAAATTTAAATTTATTTTCATCCTTTTCTGACACTATAACTATATTATTTTTCCCTTTAGGAACTTTAATTATAGCCATTGTATCATATTATATAGTTGGAGAAAAAGAAGCCTTAAAAGAAATAAACTTAGGTTCAAAAAAGAAACTAAACAAAGTATTTATAATACTTGCAAAATATATTTTTGTTATTGTAACTGTAATTGTAATTGTATTAGGATTAATTTATGGTGGAATAGGCTAA
- a CDS encoding phage holin family protein, with protein MDERKRENDSNNMSSGIMGYIIRLIVAMVVLSVTAFLTPGFTISGFWAVLLAAVIISALDYLVEKFMGVDASPFGKGLKGFVISAIIIYLTQFLVPTMRVSIIGAIIAALVIGVIDAILPGRVM; from the coding sequence ATGGATGAAAGAAAAAGAGAAAATGATTCAAATAACATGTCAAGTGGAATAATGGGATACATTATAAGACTGATAGTAGCTATGGTAGTTTTAAGTGTAACTGCCTTTTTAACACCTGGATTTACTATAAGTGGCTTCTGGGCAGTTTTGTTAGCTGCTGTAATAATAAGTGCCCTAGATTATTTAGTAGAAAAATTTATGGGAGTGGATGCTTCTCCTTTTGGTAAGGGACTAAAAGGCTTTGTTATATCAGCCATAATAATATATTTAACTCAATTCTTAGTCCCAACCATGAGAGTTTCTATAATAGGTGCTATAATTGCAGCTTTAGTCATTGGTGTTATAGATGCTATACTTCCAGGAAGGGTTATGTAA
- a CDS encoding DUF3021 domain-containing protein, whose amino-acid sequence MNYFKKGLKRAVYGITVGVFVNQLIFAIIALNKGLQGTVEVNMMFNQFIISAILGFGIGAVSIVFDIEYWSLLKQTVVHFIAYACIYFPIAIYGKWMPKRNIARIKFVAFYVIIYIVAWFLWKAYLKKKAMEINKKLELRSK is encoded by the coding sequence ATGAATTATTTTAAAAAAGGATTAAAAAGAGCAGTATATGGTATAACCGTAGGCGTATTTGTAAATCAGCTTATCTTTGCAATAATAGCTTTAAATAAAGGCTTACAGGGAACTGTAGAAGTTAATATGATGTTTAATCAATTTATAATTTCAGCTATATTAGGTTTTGGAATTGGAGCTGTTTCTATTGTATTTGATATAGAATACTGGAGTTTATTAAAACAAACTGTAGTACATTTTATAGCTTATGCTTGTATATATTTTCCTATAGCTATTTATGGGAAATGGATGCCAAAAAGAAATATAGCAAGAATAAAATTTGTTGCTTTTTATGTAATAATATATATAGTAGCATGGTTTCTTTGGAAGGCTTATTTAAAGAAGAAAGCTATGGAAATAAATAAAAAATTAGAGCTAAGAAGTAAATAA